In Hemitrygon akajei unplaced genomic scaffold, sHemAka1.3 Scf000057, whole genome shotgun sequence, the genomic stretch GTGTGTGGTGAGTGGAGGGAAGGTGTGTTACcgtattcggggggggggggggtggagttgcTGTTGTGAGAAAGTGGGATGATCGAATGTTCCGTGACCCGGGTAAAATAAAGTTGTGAACAGGGAAGGATCTGCTCCGTTGTATCGGACgctcgcgtgtcctttcagggagcagcaattctctcttcaaatgaattactgtttaatcttgctgttaacattgtgtttgttacaaagccccagtgtctggaagagctgtcaccgtcatgggctgttggtgcagattgggatggcggtggggtgtcagtgacctctgtatcagagaacaacacgggtttccacatcctcctgtgagatataaatgtcctcacaGTGGATTCGGATCAGCTGGCATAGCTGGAGTTTGCAGAGGGAAAGGGAATtgggaaggggctgaggagagagagTTTTAACCAGCAAACCATCGTCCGGGGTGGAGGGGTACCGGAGCTGTCTGACAGATCGTTTTACAGtgattgtatttttatataatctcacagacggtgactgaggaagaggctTGTTGAGGGAGGAGACCCGggggtgagcaggtcagacacggtatcaggagagtgacagagaTGTGATTTCCGTGTCACAggtacagacagtcgtctcaagtgaggagtttgtgtggaaatgcagcttccctggaggtggaggaaagaggacacaccaacaggtggaaccagctgtgggaggacatggtttgtcaggtctgacgacgagctgaaagtaccataaccttcagactgaatcaaaAAACCATTCTGAgagtatttgaaatgtcagaagcaggggagatgtgatcccatgtctccatcagaccctcagtgagatggttccagttataacgtgcagggatgaaatcacagtgtttggggtctgatttaatcactgattctgacatagtgagagggttagttttgctgtaaggcagcaacattaatggaagaagacacaggaacttcatcaattgccagttgtttagcagaagtgaccaatctctatgttaccttgacagaaactgatactcacagtggtgacaaaggggtacagtctggtttatttcaggttggagagaGGTGTGGAGTTTTGATAGCATGTCCGGAGTGgaggatcacacagcacggaagcAAGCCTTTGGCcagccatacctgttctgaccatccactcactgtctacactggtcccatttatcagaaCTTGGTTCACAGCCGACTGTaactcggcagtttcaatgctcatcctcttcgtaaatgttgtgaagggacctgcctccaccaccacctcgggcagtgtgttccagttTTCAGCTACGCTCTGAGTGagaaatctcttcctcagatccctctaaacctcttcatcctctgcttaaatccatgccctctgatcggtgacacctctgtcccaggatcggggccgatatgggcatcagtgaggcctttgataaggttcacatggtaagttgctgtggaaagtcagatcacacgggatccagagagagctggctcactggatgcacagttgtcttgatggtaggaagcagagagtgatggtggaaggctgtttattggacttgaggcccgggcctagtgaggttccccagggttacaccccattgctctcattattcattgatatttaattatatttgcatttgcacagttggttgaattctgtgctctacttgatctttcattgatcctgttattattctaaagatttgctaagtgttcctgtaggaaaaactatctcagggttttatgtggTATGTGACTATATAAaatttatgtactctgataataaaatttactttgaacatcaaccATTGCTACTTGACATCTCGATCAATAATCTGGTCAAGAATATACAGGATATGGAGAgtaggtttgcagcaagttcaaacaattagttTTTCTCAAAAATATTATGTATAATCTCTctgctctgtttccctctccacactcgACCACCCCTCCCtttactgtcttccctctctgccctgtcctccctctcaccctaacATTGGACAAAAGTTCAtggtgaaagtgaattattttcagggaatctgaaggggaattcttcactggGAGGTtggtgagagggtggaatgagctgccagtggaagtggaggatgtggcTTTGATTGAGACACTcaagaggaatttgggtgaggacgtggatgggaggtgtatgggggctctggtgcaggtagctggaaatgggcagtaacaacaaaaactgatcggcattgactagaagggctgatAGGCCTGTTTCATTGCTGCTTGGCTCTGTGATTCTAATAATATtgtgatttgtaatttccacagtaaGTACATTGCTACTAATATCTGAACCCAGAAATTtgcccaaacaagaattgaaagactcttggctggctacaaaaagtgtctacaagctgtgatacttgccaaagggggtgctaCTGAACATGTAGGGCACCCAAACATTTGCttctggcccttttccttttgttgttattttcaaactgtaatagattgaaataaaaatgtaatcttccttaaatattaaagaaatgtgtcatctctaactttatgtcttttggaaatcaggtcgtcTTTTACTCGCTGATCTATTGACAGTAGCAGAAATTTTGACAAGGGGTCAAAATCAAGGAAaatcattgggaaaatcagatcgctactggaagagtggattgggaaaatcaggtcggcaatggatctcaagagagtgaatttctagaatgtctacgagacggctttttagaacagcttgttgttgagcccactaggggatcgtctgtactggattgggtattgtgtaatgaaccagaggtaattagagagatggaagtgaaggaacccttagtgatgacaacatgattgagttcactgtgaaatttgagaaagagaagccgaaatcagatgtgtcggtatttcagtggagtaaaggaaattacagtggcatgagagaggaactggccaaggttgactggaaagggacactagcaggaaggacgacagagcagcagtggcgggagtttatgcgagaagtgaggaaagtgcaagacagatatattccaaagaaaaagaagttttcgaatggaaaaaggatgtaaccgtggctgacaagagaagtcaaagccaaagtaaaagcagagggcatacaaggaagcaaaacttagtgtgaagacagaggattgggaagttttttaaaaaacttacgAAAGGAAAGTATGAAGGTCATTAATAGAGAAAAGAAGAACTATGAATGAAagatagcaaataatatcaaaaaggatactaaaagctttttcaagtatataaagagtaaaagacaggtgagagtagatataggaccaaaagaaaatgatgctggagaaattgtaaatgGAGATAAGgatatggcggaggaactgaacagactccatgtgtgtatatgcaattatgataagaaatacagaccagaaaacttaaatgagaagctggctcagaaaaataaatcatcactctggaagaaaacattaaccagtgaaatgagtatgaccctccatgggagatatcccaatgatctgagcagataagatggtgacaaggaagcatcgagcacCTAACTGAgcgttggagacctcttcccaaaaacagaggagttccttgcagaaatacaggacGAGGTGGGTAACAAAAGTAAAACAAATCGAAACTTcatgaaatacaaacaaacaaggcagtaagtgcagaaaaggccaagagaaaccagacacaatccaacacattccaggatcctgcagcagtttaactcaatctgattacttacgcaggtacaatcaagtggcaaatatcattcaccaaaatcttgctttaaaatacaaatggATGAATGACCACGGTAACTTCATTAAGGCACCCTAAATTCAAGCCTGATTCAGTTAAGGACATAATCCACCAATTTATATGATattcaatacattatttcagataggatcaTCTCAAATAACCatttggatataatattacaggataaacaagcaggaataaCTCCCTCAATAGGTATAACCATTCTCAACACACACATGTGCCTCCACCACAGGCATTGTTCGTCAGCCAGATAACCAAATTATTTTGTCTGCCAATTAGCGTCCAAATACAGGACAAAGTagttaacaaaagaaaaaaaaatgcagaatacttgaaatataaacaaacaaggcagtaagtgcagaaaaggccaagtgaaaccagacacaatccaacactttccaggatcctgcagcagtttaactcaatctgattacttacaaaggtacaatcaagtggcaaatatcattcaccaaaatcttgctttaaaacacaAACTCATGAATGCCCTCCATCACCTCATgaaggcaccataaattcaagcctgatccagttttagagtcaaaatcttacaaattatatgatcatcaatacattatttcagataggtcaATCCATCTGgttatattacaggataaacaagcaggaacaattCCCCCAATAGATAAAACCTTTCCCAACACACGTGTTCCtcaaccagtggagcacctcaccacaggtagtgtttgtgtcatcagtcagataACCTAATTACTTTCTCTGTTAATCTGCTTCCAAATGTCATTCGTTGCCATGCCCCGCTGCTgaatcccttctcctcatcatacgttcttacctcGACCATCGTttagagccccaaactctgctctGTGCAGActcgcctctggtttctgacccagcTTCGTTGAAAATCCAATTGATGGTTTCCCactctgctttcagtctttagaggacagtggtgttcGCTAACAACACTTTAGAAGTGGGGAAAGTGACACATAATGTGGACATGAGTCGTGATTAAGGAGGTTAactcccaatgtcattcttcctcagcccagagattagaGGGGCAAAAAACATCTCAGACAGATGTGCAGTCAGCtccacttcttcagtctgcagaaaattcaagggaaacctctttgCCCACACAGTGGTGACTATTTGGACCTCAtcccagggagagtgagaggtgaacaacagggtaagatttgaaagatctgttgtgtaacagaatcactggcagggttcagccggcctgagttgactctctactgtatactaggtgtgttataaattcactaagtaccggagacagTGATTAAAATAGAGCTGATTcatttgtcacagatctagtcccattaaaggtgaatatgcagcagaagaaactcctcccatgcctggtgagcagcagcaataattgcagagttcagcaccgacaatcactctcgaaattgcattcagcaacggtgatggacaaatatccagcatgcagcttattgaaactttctccccagtgtgaacccggtagtgtgtcataagtgtaacacactgtaacgtttcactgctaatgtaatggcctctctgtaacgtttcactgctgaggtagtggtttctctgtagcagcaatgtcgaGGTTacaactagagataacagggttttggagtgctgggctatccaatgacagaaatgttctttCCTGTGAGTCTGGATGAGAGAATTTCATGGGCTTTttctggggagagatgagaagccaCGAATGGGGAgagtttactaaccctatagtcaaagtaagaattatgaatcacatattgtgtactgtttgttattttggggtattgatttgtaacaggggacacggcACAGCATCCACCCACATTTGGCCGAGCcagggggctatcaccccctatattaagctgctagccggaGTGAGAGTTACAtaagtttagatgactgagtgaatacatTCCCACATTAACAGGaggagaacggcctctccccagtgtgaactgactggtgtgtcagtaggcgagatgaccgagtgaatcccttcccacagtctgagcaggtgaatggcctctcccctgtgtgaattcgctcatgtaccttcaattgagatgattgagtgaatcccttcccacagtctaagcaggtgaacggtcgttccccagcgtgaactgactggtgtgcttgtaggccagctaactgtgtgaatcccttcccacagtctgagcaggtgaacggcctctccccagtgtgaactcgctgatgtaccttcaattgagatgaccgagtgaatcccttcccacagtctgagcagttgaacggcctctccccagtgtgaactaaatgGTGTGCTTGTAGAGTAGctacctgtgtgaatcccttcccacagtctgagcaggtgaatggcctctccccagtgtgaactcgatgatggaccttcagttgagatgacgaagtgaatcccttcccacagtctgagcaggtgaatggcctctctccagtgtgaactcgctgatgtaccttcagttgagatgaccgagtgaatcccttcccacaatctgagcaagtgaatggccactctccagtgtgaactgactggtgtgtcagtagggaagatgacagtgtgaatcccttcccacagtctgagcaggtgaatggcctctcgccagtgtgaactgactggtgtgcttgcaggctagataactgtgtgaatcccttaccacagtctgagcagttgaacggcctctccccagtgtgaactgactggtgtgcttgcaggccagataactgtgtgaatcccttcccacagtctgagcaggtgaatggcttctctccagtgt encodes the following:
- the LOC140721574 gene encoding uncharacterized protein, whose product is MAHQQVHTGQRPFTCSECGKGFTYSSQLKIHQRVHTGERPFTCSDCGKGFTQLAGLQAHQSVHTGEKPFTCSDCGKGFTSSSQLKVHQRVHTGERPFNCSDCGKGFTQLANLQAHQSVHTGEWPFTCLECGKGFIRSSQLKVHQSVHSGERPFTCSNCGKGFTLSSQLKVHQRVHTGEKPFTCSDCGKGFTQLSGLQAHQSVHTGERPFNCSDCGKGFTQLSSLQAHQSVHTGERPFTCSDCGKGFTLSSSLLTHQSVHTGEWPFTCSDCGKGFTRSSQLKVHQRVHTGERPFTCSDCGKGFTSSSQLKVHHRVHTGERPFTCSDCGKGFTQVATLQAHHLVHTGERPFNCSDCGKGFTRSSQLKVHQRVHTGERPFTCSDCGKGFTQLAGLQAHQSVHAGERPFTCLDCGKGFTQSSQLKVHERIHTGERPFTCSDCGKGFTRSSRLLTHQSVHTGERPFSSC